Within the Nitrospira sp. genome, the region ACGCGCGAACAACTCCTTCCCCGTGCCGGACTCGCCGAGAATCAGGATTGGGAGCGCGGATTGGGCACCGCGTGCCAGGTCGCGAAAGGTGCGGAGGAGTCTGGTGTCGCGAGTCAGGATGCCGAGGCGCTCCGCCTCGGCCCGTACCGACTCCAATTCGGCGTCCGGTAAGGCAGGGTGGACGAGTGCCACCGCACGAAGATTGGCCAATTCCTCTTCGAGGGCCGCCAACTGCCGCCGCGTGTCGTCCTCCCGTGTGCGTGCTTCATCCAACTCGCGCTGAAACTCAAGGGACACGTTGGAGGAATGCTCATCGCGATCGTGGGACGGCGCGTGCCGGGTACGGGCGGCGTCGAGGTCCTCTTCCAATTGTTCGACGATTGATTCCTGATACACCAACGCTTCGCGGACGGCCGCCAGTTCAGCCTGCACCCGCACGACATTGTGCTCCAGGCGGCGCACGCGGCGGCTAGCGTCCAGATGGTTCCACAGCACGGAGGCGAGCCCGGCGACCACGAGGCCTGCGGTCGGCATCAAGAGAGGGAGGACCAGTTCCGCGCGGACGAGCGCGGTCCACACAACGACACCGTACAGGGAGAGGGCCACGACAGCCCCGGCGAGACCGCGCCAATCCGGCCATTGAAGCAGTAGCCACGCGCTCAATGCCGCAAGGAACCACGTCATGATCGGGCTCCATGCAAATGCGGCTTGCGATGCCCAGCCGTGCGTGTAGAGGGCATGCAAAAGGACGATCTGAGACTGAAGGCGGGGCGTGGATCCGGTATGGTCGACTCCCGTCGTGGTCGACGGCAGCAGCACGATCGTTCCGTCCGCCCACGAGCGGATCTGATCCGACTGGTTCTGCTCCACGGCGGTCAGGACTTGGTGCAGCGGTATCGTACGAACGAACGACTCGGCGGGGGACAGCCCGGGAAGCAGCGCCCTCGTCTTGTGATCAATGGGAACCAGAAGTGAGGCGGCCGCAGATTCGCTGGAATCTCGACCGGCGATGTCGACCCGAAAGCCGGGCTCAATGCGCACGCGATGGGAAGGAAGTTGGTTTGCAATGAGGTACAGCGATAGGCCGAATGCGGGGATCAGCCGGTCGCGATTGTGAACGAAAAGCGGAACCCGACGCAGGTGGCCGTCCTGATCCGGTTGAACGATTTGATGGGAGACGGCGGCGGCGGAATCGGCGACACTCGATAGGATCGGGAGCAGCACCTCGGCGTCGACAGGAGTCATGGCATGGCTGGTTTCCTTCGAAAGCCAGCTGGGATGTGATGGACCCTGCTCGGGTAGTCCGGCGGTACGATCGACAGAATAGCCAGGCTCGTGCGCCAGAAGGGGAATGGGAAGGACCACACGCTCGCTTTGCGCGATGGCCTCCGCGAGGAGCGCGTCGCTCGTCGCTCCCCCATGATCCGGACTCGAAGGGACCGTAATCGGTTCGTCCACACCGATGGCCGCAACGTCGGCTTGCGTCAGTGCCGAGATGGTGCGAGCCAGCGCGGCGTGATCCCATGGTATCGGGAGCGGCGCGCTACGCGGGACCGGCCCGTCCTCGACGAGAATGACCGGCACCTCTGCGTCCGATCGAGGTTGCGACGCCCAGAGATCGAAGGCCGCAAAGTCGGCATGCGTGATGACGTGGCCGCCGAGCGACCACAGCACCCAGGCTGAGATCGTGGCGGCGACTCCAATGAATGCCGCCAGCAGCAGCCGGTGCAGATGCGACGGGATCGACCGATGTATGGAGGAAAGCGGCCTCAACCAATCGGGCATGAACGCCTCATGATGTCAGTCGTCATCATACCCGGACAGGGTGGTGGCGTGCGAATCAGATCGACTATTTTTTGCAGTTGCCTGGTCAGACGTTGTGCGGTGCGCACGAGCCGACCATGCACCCAGCAAAAGGATCGGCTGACCTCGTATGGGTCAACGCTGTCGGCAGGCGCCTAGGGCTGAGGGGCCGTGGCCGTCGCGCCTTCGGTCTCGGGTACGGTGTGAGGTGGCGTCCCTGCGGGGTTGGCGGCCAGGTCTTTAAGAAACTGCTCGGCGTAAGCTTTAGGAAGGCCTTTCAAAATGTCGAGAGCTTTCCCTCGATCCTCTGGCACGCCGAGACCTAACGCATGGATCCTGGCCAGCGACAACCTGGCTTGCGGCGCTCCATCGCCTGCTGCCAACTCAAAATAGCGTAGGATCCGTGGGTCGTGGGGTTCCAGATACGTCGGCAGGCCTTGCTCATACAAGGCTGCAAGGTAGCGTTCGCTGAGTTCATCCAGCGCCATGGCTTCGCGGATCAGGGTGGGAACCGCCTCGTCCACACGGAACGCCTGCAATAACGCGATGCCGACCGTTTCGTCGGTTCCATTAGGGGTCAGTTCCGGAAATCCGAACCACAGATCGTTTCGATAGGCCTCGAACGCTTTGAAGGTTTTATTGGGGCTCTTCGCAGGGTTCGATTTGAGCGCGGTTTTCCTCAGGCGGGACAGGGCGTCGCGCGCCTCGGGCACGCCATGCTCACTGGCGGCCATCCACCATCGAATCGCCATCGGGAGGTCGCGGTCGACCCCGGCACCGGTCGAGTAGGCGGCGCCCAGGAAGTACTGCGCTTTTGGGTGTCCGGCCTCTGCGGCGGCTTGAAACTCGGGAACGGCGTCTTTTTTGCGCCCTGCCAGGCGAAGGACGAGGCCCAGATGATAGTGTGTCTCGATGGATTCCGGCGCAAGCGTCAGCGCGGTGCGATAGGATTCGATCGCGCCTCGCACGTCACCCAAACTATACAGCACGGCTGCGAGATTGTGATGAGCGGCGACCACTGTGTCGTCCATTGCGATGATTTCGGCTAGCTCTTTTTTGGCCTCCTTCCACCGTCGCTTCGCCATGAGGGCGGTTGCGATGTGCAGTCGCGTCGAGATGGAGTCGGGGCGCTCCTCCAAGACCAGACGATATTCGTCGAGCGCTTCGTCCACTTCTCCCAGACCGAACAACGCTTGGCCAAGTGCCAACCGTTTGTCTGTCGCGTGCGGATCGAGCCGGAGCTCCCGTCGCAGTCGATCGACCGTGGCGAGATAATCTCCGTCGAAGAGCAAGGGAGAGGGGGGCGCCGGCGGTGGTTGTGCAGCCTCGGTTTGATCAGTGGGAGTCGGTGACGGTGTGGGTGCCGTCGAATCCCCCTGTGCCGACTGGGCCGACTCTTCAGGCTCCTTCTCTGAAGATTCTGCATCGAGCTGTAGCCTGCGGGCTGCCTCCGCGGCGGATTTGGGGGAATCATCGGTCTCGGTGGTCGAAGGAGCATCGCCCTGTTGAGGCTCGGTGTGAGCCGAATCCGTGCCGGAAGCCGTCGCTGAATCCTTCTCAGCTTCCGGTTCCTCGGTTCTTGCTTCGGGCGTGGATTCAACCGGTGCGGGCGGGTACATCTCTGCTTGTGTCGACGGTGCGCCTTCCGGTTTCTCGATCGGATGTTCCTGGATGTCGGATTCGGGAATCGCCGTGCCTTTCTCGATCGGGGGGAGTGTCGGCTCAAGCCCTTGCGTGTTCCCGTAGGTGGGAAATGCGAGCACGACAGACAACAACAGCGCGGCACTGGCCAGTCTCATATCCGTTCTCATGTAGCAGAAAGGGGGCGGGAAGGCGAGTCCCTTCTGCCTTTCCCAGCGTGTCCGTCCGAGGCCGGTCCGAGACCCTTGAACGGTCCCGTCTTTCCTTGTACCTTACGCCAGTGGAACCCTGTCAATTGACGCATAGTGGATACCCTGGAACGGGCTAACTAAGGAGGAGACCATGGGACTGCGATTGGGCGATGAGGCCCCGAATTTTACCGCCGATACGACGGCCGGCAAGATTAACTTTCACGAATGGCTCGGTAATTCGTGGGGAATTTTGTTCTCCCACCCAAAGGATTTCACGCCGGTCTGTACGACGGAACTTGGTTATATGGCGAGAATTTCCGATGAATTCAAAAAGCGAAACGTGAAGGTGCTCGCCGTCAGCGTGGACCCGTTGGACGCGCACACCGGGTGGGTCAAAGATATCAACGAAACACAGGGGTGCACAGTCAGCTATCCGTTGATCGCGGATCCGGAGAAGAAGGTCGCTGGGTTGTACGACATGATCCATCCCAACGCCATCGATAACATGACGGTGCGGTCGGTCTTCGTCATCGGTCCGGACAAGAAGGTCAAGCTCATGCTGACCTATCCTGCGTCATGCGGGAGGAATTTCGATGAGTTGCTGCGCGTGATCGATTCGTTGCAGTTGACCGCAAATTACAAGGTGGCCACACCGGTCAACTGGAAGGATGGACAGGACTGCATCATCACCCCGGCGGTGAACGACGAAGAGGCCAAGAAAATCTTCCCCAAGGGGTTCAAGGCCGTGAAACCCTATCTTCGTTATACGCCGCAGCCCAATAAGTAAGTAAGAGAACCTGCCCTTCTCGCGCATTGGGGCTGCCAAGAAGCGGCAGCCCCAACTTCCCATTCCTTCGCGCCTGAGCGGGTCTCAATTCGACAAGCCGTGCCAGCACCGTAGCGAGCTTCTCCGCTGGCTTCACATGCCAAAACAGTAAGGAGCGCTGATCGTCTGGTATCGACTATGTCATGATGATTTCACCCGGCCAATGAAAGCGCTTGAATTGGGTGCTCATTTGGCGCTCTATTACAGAGGGAAGGGGGATCGGCACTATTCGAGTGGGAGAATTGAGTGTACGGCTTCCTTGAAAACTGGCACATTCTGCTGCCTCCTAAAGAGGAATTGTGAGTTATGGTCCCTCCGATAGAAATTGACGATGGACAAAACGTCGGATTTTCACCGGGTCTCCTCCCGCTGAACGCTGAACATTCCTGTGTGGGAAGCCGGATGCCTGAAGTGAGCCTCCCAGCTCGGAAGCTCGTTGTCGCCTGCACCAACGTGTGGCAGCTAGCTGGTCTCAGAGCTGTCCTGTCAAGTTGGGCGCAGTTCGTCGTGGTGGCGGAGGCGACCACACCGCATGCGGCGATCGAGTGTATCAAGCGTTACGATCCTACCGTGCTCCTGGTGGATCTCGAAAGTTGGGGCAAGCAGACATTGTCTTTCCTGCAAGACGTGCGCGCGTTCAATCAGCACATTCACGTTGTCTTATTGAGTGACCTAGAGAATCCCGGCCTCATGAAAGAGGCAATGGATCTCGATGTGGCAGCGGTGGTACTCAAGGTGCAACCGACGCATGTGCTGTTGAGGCAGCTCGAATTATTGGACAGCATTCCTGTAAAGAGCACCCAACAGAAGCAAAAGGCGCAGGGGACGGAACTCATCAAAGGCGCCTTGTCCGGCGAAGACAATGCGGTCAGGGCTCGCATTCAACGGCTCACCGACCGGGAGCGGGAGATCATTGACTACATTGGAAAGGGCCTCACGAACAAGGAAATCGCGATACGTCTGGACATTAGCTTTATCACCGTTCGTCATCACCTCAGTCGCATCTTCAGTAAGCTAGGAACTGACAATCGTCAAAAACTTCTCCTCTTTGCCCACGCCAATCAACTCGTCCATCGCCAGACCCCACGGGATGACGACGTGTCGTCTTTGCGCGGATAATCGCGCCCGGTTGAGTTTGATACCTGCACCTCATTTCGATGCATGGGTGCCTGTCATCCTTGCGCCAGCAGTCCCTCATTCGTTATCGCCACACCGCCGGTCGAGCTGCGATCACCCGCGACGTCTCGATGCGTTCAAGTCAAGTTGATACAGCAAAGGTCTAATGGATAGATACATGCACCTACGGTAATAAACATTTATATCCGGAATACCAGCTCGATTCACACGACATGTAGGCTAATTGCTACATAATCGCCCTAGCGGACAGATGTGTCGCTTCGTCCCTTGATGCCATCATCCAATCGGTAGTACGTCCCTGGGGTACTCCCTTGGTCCCACAGGTTGTAGTCTAGGGATACCACGAGTTCGTACCTGGCCGCAGTTGCGTGATAACCCGCCGACATGGTGATGATGCCGGGGATGATACAAATTCCCAACACCATCAAAATAATGCATGCGTGCAACGTTGTAGATGAGCGAGACAAGTCGGCGAATTCATGCTCGTTCTATTGTCGACGTGCGTCCCTCGAGGGGCCCACGGAGGCACTGGCAGGGAGCGCGTGCCGAGATGTCTAGGAAAACGAATTTAGTTCAATCTGTGGCTAAGCAAATCGCATGGCGACCAGAAATTCGAAATACCACCATTGCGAAGAACTCGTGTACGCGAATGCTACACACAAACAACCCCTGCGTTCTGTACGATAGCAATGACCTGCGCATTATCGTAGTGTAGCGCCGCCTCAGCGAACGGTTTTGG harbors:
- a CDS encoding oxidoreductase, which codes for MGLRLGDEAPNFTADTTAGKINFHEWLGNSWGILFSHPKDFTPVCTTELGYMARISDEFKKRNVKVLAVSVDPLDAHTGWVKDINETQGCTVSYPLIADPEKKVAGLYDMIHPNAIDNMTVRSVFVIGPDKKVKLMLTYPASCGRNFDELLRVIDSLQLTANYKVATPVNWKDGQDCIITPAVNDEEAKKIFPKGFKAVKPYLRYTPQPNK
- a CDS encoding DNA-binding response regulator, whose protein sequence is MVPPIEIDDGQNVGFSPGLLPLNAEHSCVGSRMPEVSLPARKLVVACTNVWQLAGLRAVLSSWAQFVVVAEATTPHAAIECIKRYDPTVLLVDLESWGKQTLSFLQDVRAFNQHIHVVLLSDLENPGLMKEAMDLDVAAVVLKVQPTHVLLRQLELLDSIPVKSTQQKQKAQGTELIKGALSGEDNAVRARIQRLTDREREIIDYIGKGLTNKEIAIRLDISFITVRHHLSRIFSKLGTDNRQKLLLFAHANQLVHRQTPRDDDVSSLRG